A single region of the Xenopus laevis strain J_2021 chromosome 4L, Xenopus_laevis_v10.1, whole genome shotgun sequence genome encodes:
- the LOC121402947 gene encoding mucin-5B-like: protein MGTFKGIPLWILPLFLGQLNAQLYIEEIEGSSSGEYLIHETIQNHTLSFIPAVYPTPVVKAINKAHNNKVCSTWGNFNFKNFDGDVFRFPGTCNYVFSSHCKSDYEDFNIQIQRSITSSILVISKITMKINGLVVQVIENNVLVDGKVVQLPYSGLGVQIEKRDVSLKVSSKLGLVLMLNDDNSLMLELDEKYANQTCGLCGDYNGISIHNEFINHGVHITETQFGNLQKLDGPTEQCQDVKPEPRRNCTRFENICENILMGSAFLNCHSLVDVEQYMEACVQDLCHCNSKMTSLCMCNTFAEYSRQCAHAGGQPRNWRTKEFCSARKCPLNMEYRECGSACPNTCTNPERAALCDSHCLEGCYCPKGTVFDDINNKGCIPVDMCPCITAGEIYSSGESYSTPCSTWQVHA from the exons CTCAACTGTATATTGAGGAAATAGAGGGGTCATCATCTGGTGAATACCTTATCCATGAAACCATCCAAAACCATACAC TTAGCTTTATCCCAGCTGTGTACCCAACACCAGTGGTTAAAG CTATCAACAAAGCTCACAATAACAAAGTATGCAGCACTTGGGGGAACTTCAACTTCAAGAATTTTGATGGTGATGTATTCCGTTTCCCGGGAACCTGCAACTATGTTTTCTCTTCACATTGCAAAAGTGATTATGAAGACTTCAACATCCAAATTCAACGCAGCATTACCAGCAGCATCCTAGTGATCAGTAAAATCACCATGAAGATTAATGGGTTGGTGGTGCAGGTCATTGAGAATAATGTGCTGGTTGATGGAAAAGT AGTCCAGCTACCCTACAGTGGTCTTGGTGTTCAGATTGAGAAACGCGATGTTTCCCTTAAAGTCAGCAGCAAACTTGGTCTAGTTCTAATGTTGAATGATGATAACAGTCTCATG CTGGAGCTGGATGAAAAGTATGCTAACCAGACCTGTGGATTGTGCGGAGACTACAATGGCATATCTATCCACAATGAATTCATTAACCACG GTGTCCACATCACAGAAACTCAGTTTGGAAATCTTCAGAAGCTGGATGGCCCCACAGAACAGTGCCAAGATGTGAAACCAGAGCCAAGACGCAACTGTACACGCTTT GAGAACATCTGTGAAAATATCTTAATGGGTTCCGCCTTTTTAAACTGTCACTCATTGGTGGATGTTGAACAATATATGGAAGCCTGTGtacaggatctgtgccactgtaaTAGCAAAATGACTTCCCTCTGTATGTGTAACACATTCGCTGAGTATTCGAGGCAGTGCGCCCATGCCGGTGGTCAGCCAAGAAACTGGAGAACAAAAGAATTTTGCT CAGCCCGGAAGTGCCCGTTAAACATGGAATACCGAGAATGTGGCTCAGCATGCCCTAACACATGTACCAACCCAGAAAGAGCAGCTCTTTGTGATTCACATTGTTTGGAAGGATGTTACTGCCCTAAAG GAACTGTTTTTGATGACATCAACAACAAAGGCTGTATTCCTGTGGATATGTGCCCCTGTATAACAGCGGGAGAAATATACTCTTCTGGAGAATCTTACTCTACTCCATGCAGTACCTGGCAAGTGCAtgcttaa